CGTCATGGACGTACAGGGCGAGCGTTGCCCTCGCTTCGGCCATCCCCGCCATCAATCGATACCAGCGGGAACTCCTTGCGACCGTATTGGAGTCAGCGACCGGTGTGCCCGCTGTGATCAGCAAGAATTGCCCGCCATCGATGGAATGAGACACGTGTTCCACCGACGAACCGTGGAGCGTCGCATCCGATAGTCCTTCCCGATTGTTGAGGCCAGCCGGAACGTGAAGTGAAGGCTGCTCGAGCCCACCGTCCACGAGGACAATTCGCTGCCCGTCAGCGCTCCAGGCGCGTACGAGGTCCAGCGCAGCAGCGGCTGCCCAACCGTCTGATACGGCCTGTTCGGTAGCTACAATCGCGACCACTCGGCCGGCCCCACCGCCCTGCGGTGCGACCCCGTCGAGCGGCAGCCACTCGGGGAGATGTGCCATCGACTATCGCCGGTAGGATCGTGAGTGGCCGGGCAGAGCCCGGTACGGGGACTTTCTGGACCCGAAGACGGGGTAAGTTAGAACCCATGTCGAGCGTCGGCAAATCCCAACGGTAGCACGAAATCGAAGCATTGTAGTGATTTTCACGGCATCGGCGGGCCGAATCACTCGTCCGGATTCTCCCATCGCGCCGCGTCACCCCAGAGGTTCTCCAACTGGTAGAACTGCCGTGCCTCAGGATGAAAAACATGGAGAACGAAATCGACATAGTCGACGAGCACCCAACGCCCGCCCTGCATACCCTCCACATGCTCAGGCCGGATCGAATCCTTCTTCAGCTCATTCACCACGTGATCCGCGATCGCCTTCACCTGCACGTCGGACCGACCCCCTGCAATCACGAAATAATCGGTCGCAGACGAGATCCCGCGGAGGTCCAGCACGACCACATCGTGGGCCTTGAGCTCGACTGCGAGCTCAGCCGCACGCGTGACCTCAGCCGGGAAGTCCGCGGGATCCATCGTTGGAAGCGTCACAGTCGACTCAGCCTTCCTCTGCCTCGACGTTGACCTCGATCTGCACCTCGACGTCACCGTGGAGACGAATGCCCACATGCACGGTCCCGGTCGCCTTGATCGGGTC
This region of Longimicrobiales bacterium genomic DNA includes:
- the rsfS gene encoding ribosome silencing factor; this translates as MTLPTMDPADFPAEVTRAAELAVELKAHDVVVLDLRGISSATDYFVIAGGRSDVQVKAIADHVVNELKKDSIRPEHVEGMQGGRWVLVDYVDFVLHVFHPEARQFYQLENLWGDAARWENPDE